From the Bacillota bacterium genome, one window contains:
- a CDS encoding YitT family protein yields the protein MKIKSLDKKALKIIIKDFFGILVGSVILAVGFNMFMVPNMLAPGGISGLGVVLYHLFRVPVGLTVIVLNIPLFIYGYIILGPRVIFQSLLGTLLFSLALEVTAPLLPVATDDLLLAAVYGGLVTGIGVGIVFRFRGSTGGTAILSLILAKTSGISPGQAMLWGDLVVLAFAGFVFGGEAAMYAALSLFVSVKVVDAVLEGLGLAKSAIIITRFGEKLNEKLLYELGRGVTWLEGKGGYTGELREVLLCVITRQQTARLKAIIYEVDPEAFVIIGNATEVHGEGFKKMQQS from the coding sequence ATGAAGATAAAATCACTAGATAAAAAAGCATTAAAGATAATCATTAAAGATTTCTTTGGTATATTAGTTGGATCAGTGATCCTCGCTGTAGGATTTAATATGTTTATGGTTCCCAACATGTTGGCTCCGGGAGGAATCAGCGGATTGGGAGTAGTTTTGTACCATCTTTTCAGGGTTCCCGTCGGTCTGACGGTTATTGTCCTGAATATTCCCCTTTTTATTTACGGTTATATAATATTAGGCCCTCGAGTTATATTTCAAAGTTTACTCGGTACCCTCCTTTTCTCTCTGGCATTAGAAGTTACAGCGCCTCTTTTACCGGTAGCAACAGATGATTTACTGCTTGCCGCGGTATACGGCGGGCTGGTGACCGGAATCGGTGTCGGTATCGTATTTCGATTCCGGGGATCAACCGGGGGGACTGCTATTTTGTCGCTCATACTGGCTAAAACATCCGGAATAAGCCCCGGTCAGGCCATGCTTTGGGGTGATCTGGTGGTTTTGGCTTTTGCCGGGTTTGTATTTGGCGGAGAAGCAGCAATGTACGCAGCTCTGTCGCTTTTTGTCAGTGTAAAAGTTGTAGATGCTGTTCTTGAAGGCCTCGGTCTGGCTAAGTCAGCGATCATAATTACACGCTTTGGTGAGAAATTAAATGAAAAATTGCTTTACGAGCTTGGACGAGGGGTTACATGGCTTGAAGGAAAAGGCGGGTATACAGGTGAGTTGAGAGAGGTTCTGCTTTGTGTGATAACCCGTCAACAGACAGCACGCTTAAAAGCTATTATTTACGAAGTAGATCCGGAAGCATTCGTGATAATTGGCAATGCGACTGAAGTTCATGGAGAAGGATTTAAAAAAATGCAGCAGAGCTAG
- a CDS encoding S41 family peptidase, producing the protein MENNNRKNFFIWALVVLALIIITNLATYHYSRNAAEGENDNSTTIIRYEPTRSDIDPDTVIIFEALDSILKNYYTPVEKEVLIEGAVRGIIQSLDDPLVRYYDAEDLEEFLMETRGSYGGIGVRIIESNQSIVVFDVFPGTPAERSGLSPGDRIIKADGVELTGQGLMIAVEHLRGPSDTIVELEISRPGADEPIVINVSREEIQVTTVFSEMLDDGLGYIQISSFDSNTAREFTEQFRAMEQRGLSTGLILDLRNNPGGLVDQAVEIGKLLVPEGEIVRLVGRDDDVKTIYNSSAARKPYPIVVLINEESASASELLAGALQDRGAGMLVGKTSYGKASVQQLVYLPGDNAILLTMARYLTPSGHDIDKYGIEPDFTVEMPEVLRYYRYFHPGRLEEGSYGPDVEVLQMILEQIGIRVEVSGYFDDQTARALSEFQIYANLRPSGEFDDQTWIELREALDIAARDQDAQLNYAIELINKPGLWTITGGIE; encoded by the coding sequence ATGGAGAATAACAATAGAAAGAATTTTTTTATCTGGGCATTGGTTGTACTTGCCTTAATTATCATAACGAATCTGGCAACATATCACTATTCCAGAAATGCTGCTGAAGGCGAGAATGATAATTCAACAACCATAATCAGGTATGAACCTACACGAAGCGATATTGATCCCGATACGGTAATTATATTTGAAGCGCTGGACTCCATCTTGAAAAATTATTACACGCCTGTTGAAAAAGAAGTCCTGATCGAAGGAGCAGTCCGTGGTATAATCCAGAGTCTGGATGACCCTCTGGTCCGTTACTATGATGCCGAGGATTTAGAAGAATTCCTGATGGAAACCAGGGGTTCCTACGGCGGTATCGGGGTTAGGATTATAGAATCAAATCAGAGTATTGTTGTTTTTGATGTATTCCCCGGGACGCCGGCAGAAAGAAGTGGCTTGAGCCCCGGTGACAGAATTATTAAGGCTGACGGTGTTGAATTAACCGGACAGGGTCTGATGATTGCAGTTGAACACCTACGTGGTCCAAGTGATACAATAGTCGAACTTGAAATAAGTAGGCCTGGTGCGGATGAGCCCATCGTGATTAATGTTAGTAGGGAAGAGATCCAGGTAACCACAGTTTTCAGTGAAATGCTTGATGACGGCCTTGGCTATATTCAGATCAGCAGTTTTGACAGCAATACGGCCAGGGAATTCACCGAGCAGTTCAGGGCTATGGAGCAGAGAGGTTTAAGCACAGGTTTGATTCTAGATTTGAGGAACAACCCGGGAGGCCTGGTTGATCAGGCTGTTGAGATTGGCAAGCTATTAGTTCCTGAAGGCGAGATTGTCAGACTTGTCGGGCGTGACGATGATGTAAAAACTATTTATAATTCCAGTGCTGCCCGCAAACCTTATCCTATCGTTGTTCTGATCAACGAAGAATCTGCCAGTGCATCTGAACTGCTGGCGGGTGCGCTTCAGGACAGGGGGGCTGGAATGCTGGTCGGGAAAACTTCATACGGAAAAGCATCTGTCCAGCAGTTAGTCTACTTACCGGGAGATAATGCCATACTTTTAACTATGGCCCGCTACCTGACTCCATCCGGCCACGATATTGATAAATATGGGATAGAACCTGATTTTACTGTTGAAATGCCCGAAGTTTTGCGGTATTATCGTTACTTCCACCCCGGAAGGCTGGAAGAGGGCTCGTATGGCCCTGATGTGGAAGTTTTACAAATGATCCTGGAACAAATCGGAATAAGAGTTGAGGTAAGCGGTTACTTTGATGATCAGACAGCCCGGGCATTATCTGAATTCCAGATCTATGCAAACCTTAGACCAAGCGGTGAATTTGATGATCAGACGTGGATAGAACTAAGAGAAGCACTTGATATTGCTGCCCGCGATCAGGACGCACAGCTTAACTATGCAATTGAACTGATCAACAAACCAGGGTTGTGGACCATTACCGGAGGAATTGAATAA
- the ftsX gene encoding permease-like cell division protein FtsX, with translation MFISGFIYIIRETIKGLYRNRWMCITSTGVVVVTLLMLGLFMLVNLNIGHITDTVKEQVEIVVYIDDRANQDVLSRLEQNLRSHRDIEEVRYVSSEEHLNRLQSQLGAMLEGYDTDLDNPLLASYEIKTVVPENVVALAGEIELYEGVTSVFYGQDYVENLFAVTRVLQYVGLALMAGLSITAVFLISHTIKLTVMMRKKEIAIMKYVGATNWFIRWPFLLEGLMMGFVGAVLPLIALYYIYQYSVDWVVANNLFFLSLLPVQMVIIELAKYLVPLGTGLGILGSTFSMGRFLRV, from the coding sequence ATGTTCATTAGTGGCTTCATTTATATTATCAGGGAAACCATTAAAGGGCTTTATCGCAACAGGTGGATGTGTATAACATCAACCGGGGTGGTTGTTGTAACTTTACTGATGCTTGGTCTCTTTATGCTGGTTAACCTGAATATAGGGCATATCACAGATACTGTGAAAGAGCAAGTCGAGATTGTAGTTTACATAGATGATCGAGCAAATCAGGATGTGCTAAGCCGTTTGGAACAGAATCTACGCAGCCATCGTGATATTGAAGAGGTGCGTTACGTATCAAGCGAAGAACATCTGAACCGGCTTCAGAGTCAGCTTGGAGCGATGTTGGAAGGTTATGATACTGATCTTGACAATCCTCTTCTCGCGTCGTACGAAATTAAAACTGTCGTTCCGGAGAATGTTGTTGCTCTGGCCGGTGAAATTGAACTATATGAAGGGGTTACTTCAGTATTTTACGGACAGGATTATGTTGAAAACCTTTTTGCTGTAACCCGTGTTCTCCAGTATGTTGGGCTGGCTCTTATGGCAGGGTTGTCAATCACAGCAGTGTTTTTGATTTCACATACGATCAAGCTTACCGTTATGATGCGGAAAAAAGAAATAGCAATAATGAAGTATGTGGGAGCTACAAACTGGTTCATCCGTTGGCCTTTTCTGTTGGAAGGCCTGATGATGGGTTTCGTCGGCGCTGTTTTGCCATTGATAGCTTTATACTATATATATCAATACTCGGTAGACTGGGTAGTTGCCAATAATCTTTTTTTCCTGAGCTTGCTCCCAGTCCAAATGGTAATTATCGAGTTAGCCAAGTACCTGGTCCCACTTGGTACCGGTTTGGGAATCCTGGGAAGCACATTTTCAATGGGACGCTTTTTGCGGGTTTAA
- the raiA gene encoding ribosome-associated translation inhibitor RaiA — MKISVRGKNIEATPALVDYAHKKLGKLEKHFDKATDVQVLMSVIREDHIVEVTVSLNGLILRGEESTGDMYASIDMVVEKLERQVKKYKTRMNKSLRQRGVRIISEKHAAIEAEARIEEEPQLVKTKRFPLKPMTVEEAILQMDLLGHNFFVFANADSDDVNVVYKRKDGNYGLIEPE, encoded by the coding sequence ATGAAAATTTCTGTGCGTGGGAAAAACATTGAGGCAACACCTGCACTGGTTGATTATGCTCATAAAAAGCTTGGCAAGTTGGAGAAGCATTTTGATAAAGCTACCGATGTCCAGGTCCTGATGAGTGTTATTCGGGAAGATCATATCGTTGAAGTAACAGTCAGCTTAAACGGGTTGATCTTGCGTGGGGAAGAGTCAACCGGTGATATGTATGCATCGATCGATATGGTGGTTGAAAAACTTGAACGTCAGGTTAAAAAGTATAAAACAAGGATGAATAAATCTTTACGTCAGAGGGGCGTAAGGATTATCAGTGAAAAGCATGCGGCTATTGAAGCTGAAGCAAGGATAGAAGAAGAGCCACAATTGGTTAAAACCAAAAGATTCCCCTTAAAACCGATGACCGTGGAAGAGGCAATACTACAAATGGATCTTCTCGGACATAATTTCTTTGTATTTGCAAACGCTGACAGTGATGATGTAAACGTGGTCTATAAACGCAAGGATGGAAACTACGGGTTGATCGAACCGGAGTAA
- the ftsE gene encoding cell division ATP-binding protein FtsE yields MVEAKNVCMKYTKKGQYALDNVSFLIERGEFVFFVGSSGAGKSTLLKLIIRELMPTDGTLKVFGRNVARLPRHRLPYLRRNIGMVFQDFRLIEERTAYDNVAFAMMVIGSSRREIQKRVPQVLSLVGLEEKAKARVCDLSGGEQQRVGLARAIANRPALIIADEPTGNLDPGTTLDIMNLLRSINLRGTTVLVATHNRDIVDYFKKRVLYLENGKLVGDEQKGIYSHVH; encoded by the coding sequence ATGGTCGAAGCAAAAAACGTGTGCATGAAATATACTAAAAAGGGGCAGTATGCTCTTGATAATGTAAGCTTTTTGATTGAACGGGGAGAATTTGTTTTTTTTGTAGGGTCCAGTGGTGCCGGAAAATCGACTCTACTGAAACTGATTATCAGGGAGCTTATGCCGACAGATGGCACTTTAAAGGTTTTTGGAAGAAATGTAGCCCGTTTGCCGAGACATCGCTTACCTTACTTAAGGCGAAATATCGGTATGGTTTTCCAGGATTTTCGTTTGATTGAAGAACGGACGGCCTATGACAATGTTGCCTTTGCCATGATGGTGATCGGTTCTTCGCGACGGGAAATCCAGAAGAGAGTTCCACAGGTTTTAAGCCTGGTTGGCCTTGAAGAGAAGGCAAAAGCAAGGGTTTGTGATCTTTCCGGAGGGGAGCAGCAGCGTGTTGGCCTGGCCCGGGCGATTGCCAATCGGCCTGCTCTTATTATAGCCGATGAGCCGACCGGGAATCTTGATCCCGGGACCACTCTGGATATTATGAATCTTTTACGCAGTATCAATCTCCGGGGCACGACTGTTTTAGTGGCAACCCATAACCGGGACATTGTTGATTATTTTAAAAAAAGAGTCCTCTATCTTGAAAACGGGAAATTAGTCGGGGATGAACAAAAGGGGATCTATTCCCATGTTCATTAG
- a CDS encoding peptidoglycan DD-metalloendopeptidase family protein, translating to MTGKKAWFLLIFLTLLFFISIAIPAYAINEEIEAKQQEREEIEKKRRDEQSALEQRLNRESALKEELKYLENRIQELRQEQERLAGEIALVEDEISEAEAELAVAEEQLRYQEDLLKLRLRAIQQHGLVTYVEVLLESSSFSDFLTRLYNLSLIASNDLRLIEEIQEERDLIRAWKEELEQKKANLENMRRRVADNEAEMERVSEDRVIILGELQEEITLNLKAIEDLEREAQELDDLIRRLIAEASSRFSGVQGALHYPIEPPTWISSGYGWRRDPFSGAQAWHGGVDMAPHHGAANYILAAADGEVIYSGWNGGYGNCIMIDHGDGTVTLYAHMSSLLVKKSEIVLKGQRIARAGTTGYSTGVHLHFEVREYNQPAVRRYPSGKPDHRYNPMNYF from the coding sequence ATGACCGGTAAAAAAGCCTGGTTTTTATTAATTTTCCTGACACTTCTGTTTTTTATTTCTATCGCTATTCCTGCCTATGCAATAAACGAAGAAATTGAAGCCAAACAGCAGGAAAGAGAGGAAATTGAAAAAAAGAGGCGCGATGAACAGAGCGCTCTTGAACAGCGTCTTAATCGTGAATCTGCTTTAAAGGAAGAGTTAAAATACCTGGAGAACCGTATTCAGGAGCTGCGACAGGAACAGGAAAGATTGGCCGGAGAAATAGCCCTGGTGGAAGATGAAATCTCAGAGGCAGAAGCCGAACTTGCTGTTGCTGAAGAACAACTGCGTTACCAGGAAGATTTATTAAAACTGAGGTTAAGGGCAATACAACAGCACGGGCTAGTGACTTATGTGGAAGTTCTCCTTGAATCCAGCAGCTTTTCCGACTTTTTAACCCGATTATATAATTTAAGTTTGATTGCTTCCAATGATCTACGGCTTATTGAGGAGATTCAGGAAGAAAGAGATTTAATTAGAGCATGGAAAGAAGAGCTCGAGCAGAAGAAAGCTAACCTGGAAAATATGCGCCGCAGGGTTGCTGACAACGAAGCTGAGATGGAGAGGGTATCAGAAGACAGGGTTATCATCCTTGGAGAGCTTCAGGAAGAAATTACCCTTAACCTGAAAGCGATCGAGGATCTCGAACGTGAAGCACAAGAGCTCGACGATCTTATCCGACGCTTAATTGCCGAAGCCAGCAGCAGATTTTCCGGAGTTCAGGGAGCGCTGCATTACCCGATTGAACCACCGACCTGGATCAGTTCGGGATATGGTTGGCGACGTGATCCATTCAGTGGTGCCCAGGCCTGGCATGGCGGTGTGGATATGGCGCCACATCATGGAGCAGCAAATTATATCCTGGCTGCAGCAGATGGTGAAGTAATCTATTCCGGTTGGAATGGTGGATACGGTAACTGTATTATGATAGATCATGGTGATGGAACTGTAACATTATATGCTCACATGAGCAGTTTACTGGTTAAAAAAAGTGAAATCGTTCTAAAGGGTCAGCGTATAGCCCGGGCTGGGACAACAGGATATAGCACAGGAGTTCATCTACATTTTGAAGTTCGGGAATATAACCAGCCGGCGGTTCGAAGATATCCCAGTGGAAAGCCGGATCACAGGTATAATCCGATGAACTATTTTTAA
- the secA gene encoding preprotein translocase subunit SecA: MTAIIQKFFGDPNEKEIRRLQKIVDQVNELDDWASQLPDNQFAVQTESLKQRYQDGESLDDLLPEAFALVREAAHRKTGMRPFDVQVLGAIVLHQGRIAEMKTGEGKTLVATLPAYLNALSGKGVHIVTVNDYLARRDREWMGPIYEFLGLKVGLIVQGLEPAQRKKEYSADISYATNNELGFDYLRDNMVLYKEEMVQQDLHFAIVDEVDSILIDEARTPLIISSRVEEKEDYGRWKKEVEHLIHKQNRMVSDLLEEARKDLKEERFEDAAEKLLLARRGSPKNKKLLKILKEPGIERLVERTKQRLMTEKRLTHLDEELYYVIDEATRLADIKDKGYRELERINPQLLQLLRLGRDKADEAADDEEHDLETASEHRHYFDQLIKAYSLYERDVEYVVQDGKVIIVDEFTGRLMPGRRYSDGLHQAIEAKEGVQIQAATKTVASVTFQNYFRMYTRIAGMTGTAATEEDEFRKIYGMDVVEIPTNRVLIRKELPDLIYKTEVAKFRAVVNEIAECQRREQPVLVGTISVEKSEMLSKMLKRQNIPHEVLNAVNHTREAYIIAQAGSKGAVTISTNMAGRGTDIILGGNPQYLVKEKLISEFGLEESELDEDKRNRWEKREAELLERANEETIKQREEVLRLGGLHVLGTERHESRRIDNQLRGRSGRQGDPGSSQFFISLEDDLMRLFGGDNIASLMDRFGLDEDMPIDHPLVGRGIENAQKKVEARNFEIRRNLLDYDDVLNQQREVIYGQRRRVLEGENMKAPIMEMVEEIADRLLEEYTMEHGFLDDESAHALLERAENLFVRKGSLAVEELADHEVGDVRSRLIDEAKAFYESREVEFTSEIMRELERVILLRTVDRHWMYFIDVMHQLRHEIHLQAYGQRDPLVQYRLQSAEMFEDMIRQVQADVVRAVYHVQVTAAPRRTSVAGQATGYQPRIAALGGGKAQSRPGQVQNQQGQVQKQEPVTVEKIGRNDPCPCGSGKKYKKCCGA; this comes from the coding sequence ATGACAGCAATTATTCAAAAATTTTTTGGGGATCCCAATGAAAAAGAAATCCGCCGGCTGCAGAAAATTGTAGATCAGGTTAATGAATTAGATGACTGGGCCTCACAGCTTCCTGATAACCAATTTGCCGTTCAAACAGAAAGTCTGAAACAGCGTTATCAGGATGGAGAAAGCCTTGATGATTTATTACCGGAAGCATTTGCCCTGGTCAGGGAAGCTGCTCATCGTAAGACAGGAATGCGGCCATTTGATGTCCAGGTTTTAGGAGCAATAGTCTTGCACCAGGGGCGTATCGCCGAAATGAAAACAGGTGAAGGCAAAACTCTGGTTGCAACGCTTCCGGCATATCTTAATGCCTTATCCGGCAAAGGAGTTCATATAGTAACCGTAAACGATTACCTGGCTCGCCGTGACCGTGAATGGATGGGTCCCATATATGAATTCCTCGGCTTAAAAGTTGGCCTGATTGTCCAGGGACTGGAACCTGCCCAGCGAAAAAAAGAGTACAGTGCAGATATTTCATATGCAACAAACAATGAACTCGGTTTTGACTACCTGAGAGATAACATGGTTCTTTATAAAGAAGAGATGGTTCAGCAGGATCTGCATTTTGCTATCGTGGATGAAGTTGACAGTATCCTGATTGATGAAGCCAGGACTCCATTGATTATCAGCAGCAGAGTTGAAGAAAAAGAAGATTACGGCCGCTGGAAAAAAGAAGTGGAGCATTTAATCCATAAGCAGAACCGGATGGTTTCTGATCTGCTTGAAGAAGCACGTAAAGATCTTAAAGAAGAAAGATTTGAAGATGCTGCTGAAAAGTTACTTCTTGCCCGCAGGGGATCTCCTAAAAATAAGAAGCTGTTAAAAATTCTCAAGGAACCGGGGATCGAACGACTGGTTGAAAGAACCAAACAGCGCTTGATGACGGAAAAACGGTTAACCCATCTGGATGAAGAACTTTATTACGTTATCGATGAAGCTACCCGCCTTGCCGATATCAAGGATAAAGGTTATCGTGAATTGGAAAGGATCAATCCTCAGCTTTTACAGCTTCTGCGGTTGGGACGGGATAAAGCTGATGAAGCAGCTGATGATGAGGAGCATGATCTTGAAACGGCTTCCGAGCACCGGCACTATTTTGATCAACTTATTAAAGCCTATTCGCTATATGAGAGAGATGTCGAATACGTTGTACAGGATGGAAAGGTAATTATTGTTGATGAATTTACCGGGAGACTAATGCCCGGGCGCCGTTATTCAGATGGCCTGCATCAGGCAATTGAAGCAAAAGAGGGCGTACAGATTCAGGCTGCTACTAAAACGGTAGCGTCTGTTACTTTTCAGAATTACTTTAGAATGTACACCAGGATTGCCGGTATGACGGGAACTGCTGCAACTGAAGAAGATGAATTTCGCAAGATTTACGGGATGGATGTTGTTGAAATTCCGACAAACAGAGTACTGATCAGAAAAGAACTTCCGGATCTTATATATAAAACTGAAGTGGCTAAATTCAGGGCTGTTGTTAATGAGATTGCGGAATGCCAAAGAAGAGAACAGCCTGTTCTGGTTGGCACAATATCTGTTGAAAAATCCGAGATGTTAAGCAAAATGCTAAAGCGTCAGAATATACCTCACGAAGTTTTAAATGCGGTTAATCATACCCGTGAAGCTTACATAATTGCTCAGGCCGGCAGTAAAGGCGCTGTTACCATATCGACCAATATGGCCGGCCGGGGAACAGATATTATTTTAGGCGGTAATCCGCAGTATCTCGTTAAAGAGAAATTAATCAGTGAGTTCGGCCTGGAAGAAAGTGAACTGGATGAGGATAAGAGGAATCGGTGGGAGAAAAGAGAGGCAGAACTGCTGGAAAGAGCCAATGAAGAGACAATAAAACAGCGTGAAGAAGTATTGCGACTCGGAGGGCTGCATGTTCTGGGGACAGAAAGACATGAAAGCCGGCGGATTGATAATCAGCTGCGAGGACGTTCCGGACGCCAGGGTGATCCGGGGTCATCACAGTTTTTTATCTCTCTTGAAGACGATCTTATGCGCTTGTTTGGCGGAGATAATATTGCTTCGTTAATGGACCGCTTTGGATTGGATGAAGATATGCCCATCGACCATCCATTGGTTGGTCGCGGTATTGAAAATGCACAAAAAAAAGTTGAAGCCCGAAACTTCGAGATTCGCCGCAACTTACTTGATTATGATGATGTTTTAAACCAACAGCGCGAAGTTATATACGGGCAGCGCAGGCGGGTTCTTGAAGGTGAAAATATGAAGGCGCCGATCATGGAAATGGTTGAGGAAATCGCTGATCGGCTGCTTGAAGAATATACTATGGAACATGGTTTTCTGGATGATGAAAGTGCTCACGCTCTGCTGGAGAGAGCAGAAAACCTTTTTGTCCGTAAAGGCAGTCTGGCGGTTGAAGAATTAGCCGACCATGAAGTTGGAGATGTCCGATCGCGATTGATTGACGAAGCGAAAGCATTTTATGAATCCAGGGAAGTAGAGTTCACTTCGGAAATTATGCGTGAACTTGAACGTGTTATCTTACTCCGAACGGTAGACAGGCACTGGATGTATTTCATTGATGTCATGCATCAACTGCGTCATGAAATTCATCTTCAGGCCTATGGACAGAGGGATCCACTGGTTCAGTACAGGCTGCAGAGCGCTGAAATGTTTGAAGATATGATCAGGCAGGTTCAGGCTGATGTGGTAAGGGCAGTTTATCATGTGCAGGTTACAGCTGCACCCCGGAGAACATCTGTGGCAGGTCAGGCAACCGGATATCAGCCAAGAATTGCCGCCCTGGGCGGGGGGAAGGCTCAGTCCCGGCCGGGTCAGGTGCAAAATCAGCAGGGGCAGGTGCAAAAACAGGAACCGGTTACTGTAGAAAAAATCGGGCGTAATGATCCCTGCCCCTGCGGAAGCGGCAAAAAATATAAAAAATGCTGTGGAGCATGA
- a CDS encoding ComF family protein has product MPCLNNSSEHNSLKKKWTEKLLELIFPERCLFCHAISPSEEWQPFCHSCRKSYSSLGIICPVCESIDLGVKQCKCGSPAESIKKLFALSGYEGKWRLLLHDLKYKKKKHLARPLGNLLGYELLKKNFMRADFLAPVPLHHRREKDRGFNQSALIAGYAAKALNTPCIPLLSRLKDTVSQTTITRYERRSNVRGAFECIDQSCKGKKVLLIDDIYSTGSTMNEAARTLRKSGAEVFGAVIAYNFRNSL; this is encoded by the coding sequence GTGCCCTGTTTGAATAACTCTTCCGAACATAACAGCCTGAAGAAAAAATGGACTGAAAAACTTCTTGAATTAATATTTCCGGAAAGATGTCTCTTCTGCCATGCAATAAGTCCATCTGAAGAATGGCAGCCCTTTTGTCATTCCTGCCGCAAATCATACAGTTCTCTTGGTATAATCTGTCCGGTATGTGAAAGTATTGATCTGGGAGTAAAGCAATGTAAATGTGGTTCACCCGCTGAATCGATAAAAAAGCTTTTTGCTTTGTCCGGGTATGAGGGCAAATGGCGCTTGCTCCTGCACGATCTAAAATATAAAAAGAAAAAGCACCTTGCTCGCCCCCTGGGCAACCTGTTAGGCTATGAGCTCTTAAAAAAGAATTTCATGAGAGCTGATTTCTTAGCTCCGGTACCATTACATCATCGCCGGGAAAAAGACAGAGGTTTTAACCAGAGTGCACTCATTGCAGGTTATGCTGCAAAAGCGTTAAATACACCATGCATTCCTCTTTTGTCCAGGCTTAAAGATACTGTATCACAAACGACGATAACCCGTTATGAAAGACGGAGTAATGTCAGGGGAGCCTTTGAATGTATTGACCAATCGTGTAAAGGGAAAAAAGTATTATTGATTGACGATATTTATTCTACAGGATCAACAATGAATGAAGCAGCACGGACTTTGCGCAAAAGCGGAGCGGAAGTCTTCGGTGCTGTAATAGCCTATAATTTTAGAAATAGCTTATGA